TTGATCTATCATATTGAAAGCCAGAAAAGGTAAAATTCAGTAACAGGTTGATACAAGTTTTAAAATCTTAACCAGCTACAGATATCTTTTTTGTCCTTCCCTTCTAACCTTTGCCACACTGTCAATCTGCTTTTTGGAGTGTttgttaattccatttcccattcatcCTAAAGTCCGAAATCCCCATCCAATTAACCCCCTCATCCTGTAGATTGGACTCTCATGAACAACGCACCTGTTTTTGAATAATATATTATGCAGCTCTTACATAAACATGTTTTAAAGACAGCCCGACTGGCAGCTCAAGCTTCATTGGGTACAAATGCTGTAACTGTGATAGAGGTGGAGGTAGGGCAGTTGTATTTTTGATTAGGGAGAACATCAGGCAGAAATTTAAGGATATCCCTGGAAGGAAGCTTGGTGAGGCTATGTGGGTACAACTAAGGGGTAATCACTTTGATGTTGTGCACTATAAGCACTGCCAAATGAGAAATAGAGCAGCAAACCATAGGAATAATAGGGTTGTAAAAGTAGGCAATTGTAACTTCCCTCTTGACAAAGACACACATAGTACCAAAGAACGCTGGTGaggtaatgagggacaaagaaatggcagatgaacttaagtattttgcatcagtcttcattgtggaagacactagcagtgtgccagaggtccatgagtgtcactgttattacaaaggaagaagtgctaggcaaactgaaaggtcctaaggtgggtaagtcacttggaccagacggGCTAcatcccaggattctgaaagaggttgctgaagaaataGCAAATGCATTGGttttgatctttcaataatcacttaattctggcatggttccagaggactggaaaattgcaaatgtcactccactctttaagggaggaaggcaaaagaaaggaaattataggctagttagcctaaactcagtggttgggaaagtgttggagttcaACACTTATTAGGAGGTTTTGGAATACTTAGAGAGTCAAAGTCTGCTGGcttctgtaaaaggaaatcttgcttgacaaatctgttatgAGTTCttagaggaagtaacaagcagggcggACAAAAGAGAGccagtgaatgtcatttacttggattttcagaggcatttgataaggtgccacacgcgaggctgcttaacaagataaaattccatggtgttacaggaaagatactggcatggatagaggaatggcagacaggaaggaggcagcgagtgggaataaaaggggctttttctggttggctgccagtgactaatggtgttcctcagggatcagtattgggacctctacttttcatgttgtttgtcagtgattcagattatggaattgatggctctgtggaaaggtaggtagttctgaggaattAATGTTATTTCAGAAGggcagacaaattggaagaatgggcaaagaagtggcagatggaatacagtgttgggaaacgtatgataatgcattttggtaaaaggaagaatagtgcggactattatctaactggggagaaaattcaaacatcagaagtgaaaagggtttTGGAGTCCTCGtacaagattcccagaaggttaatttacaggttgagtctgtggtaaaggtgtCAAATGCAAAATTGGCATTTACAAACGtatttcaagtggaatagaatataaaaagcaaggagatgatgttgaggctttataagacactagtcttggagtattgtcaacagttttgggctccatatctcagaaagaatatgttgacattggagagagtccagaggaggttcataaggatgatacTAGGAATGAAGTGGTTCACATAGGAGGTGCATTTGGCaggtttgggcctgtactcaccaagAATTTAGAAGAGTATGGgcgaatctcattaaaacctactgaatgttgaaagaactagatagggtgcATACTTCCTACAATTGGACTATCCATAactagaggggacagcctcaaatttgaggggcgacccttcaggacagaggtaaggagcaattttttttttagccagagagaagTGAATACGTGGAATGTTCtaccatagacagctgtggatgccaaaaccatgggtatatttaaagcaaaaattgatagtttcctggttggtcagggcatcatAGTGGATGTAATAGTGGATGTAATAGTGGATGTAATAGTGGATGTAATAGTGGATGTAATAGTGGATGTAATAGTGGATGTAATAGTGGATGTAATAGTGGATGTAATAGTGGATGTAATAGTGGATGTAATAGTGGATGTAATAGTGGATGTAATAGTGGATGTAATAGTGGATGTAATAGTGGATGTAATAGTGGATGTAATAGTGGATGTAATAGTGGATGTAATAGTGGATGTAATAGTGGATGTAATAGTGGATGTAATAGTGGATGTAATAGTGGATGTAATAGTGGATGTAATAGTGGATGTAATAGTGGATGTAATAGTGGATGTAATAGTGGATGTAATAGTGGATGTAATAGTGGATGTAATAGTGGATGTAATAGTGGATGTAATAGTGGATGTAATAGTGGATGTAATAGTGGATGTAATAGTGGATGTAATAGTGGATGTAATAGTGGATGTAATAGTGGATGTAATAGTGGATGTAATAGTGGATGTAATAGTGGAtgtaatagtggagcagacttaatgggctgaatggcctaattcttctcctatatatCTTATGATCTCCTATGGAATTAGATGGAGGAGAATTTGTCGTGTACCCAGGAAGATGCTCAAATAATATGGAGATGACTTTACTAAGAGGGGGATACTTGACCTCTTCTTGGGAAATACAGCCAAAGTGTCAGAGGGGGCATAGTTTGGAAccagttttattttaattttaaagtAGGTTTGGAAAAAATGATAGGACTAGTACACAAGTGAAAGCCCTAAAGTGGGGCATAGCTCATTCTGATGGCATTAGACAGGAACTTGTTGAAAGTTTGTCAGCAGTTAAAGACATCTGGCAAGGTGACTATAAGAATGGCTCAGAGAGTGAAGCAAGGGCTGGCAAGGGTAGGAAAGCCTGGCTGATGAAGATCATTAAGGCTCATCAATGAGGCAGCAAATGTCAGGTAAAGGCAGTAGGACTAAACAAACAAGGGAAGCACACTTCGACATTAACAGGAGTTTGCAGTCTTAAAGTGTATAAAGCAAGATTTCTGACTAGCTTAACCTGCGTGACAGCGATTATACTCtaaatgtctttattctttgttgcGCACAGAGGCTTGCTGTATTAAGTGACCTATATGAATTCTAGAGAATATTTTAATGGATTTGTACCTACCTAACAGTTGAGATTTGAAACTCATCCACAGTAATCAACTTCCAGGACCCACCAAGAAACTCCTTACACCAGGCATACGCTTGAACTTTGGCCTCCCAGTTCACTTCCTCGCTCCGACCATCCTTATACTGCTCGGCCTCGGAATCCTCGTATTCCTCATCGCTAATTCTGGGCTCCTCCCTTCTCAGGTTGGGGTTCCTGGAGTGCTCTCTGTTCCCAATACTGCGTAGCCGATGAGGGTCCGGGGCCACTGCGTTACAAGCACCGTCTCCTTCACATAAAGCTTTGGCCTCCATGTTCCCTTTACTATTAGTTGTTAGCCAGGGAGcagaaatacaaagaaaattaTGTAGAACAAATATCAACCAACGTTCAACGGTTCTGACTGACAACAAGCACCCCCTTGAAACATTAACACGCTGAGTGGGCTTAGGGTCTCTGACTGTCCCCTCAAGCGGGGACAACTATACAACTTAAAGTAGATAGAATGATCGTCACACTGAAACGACGACCAAAATTTTTTCACCTCCAGAATATAGATGCCACAGCTGCCTAACACAGTGACTACAACCGAAAACACATTCCGAACTGAACAGGTCCACAGATCACATGCCCCACTTCCTCTACGGGAAAGCAGTCGAACCAGGAAGAGGCGGAGACACGCATCTCATCGACAGCTATGGTCTGCGTCTCAACGTGACCCCTTACGGAGGTTGAATAGTTCAGGGGGAACCAATTGATTGGCACCAATTTTTATCCAATCAAATACAGCAAATACAATCGCAAGCTAGATGATGTTGGGCGGAACGCGGCGATCTTTGAACGACGGCACTTTTAGCCAATAGTGTCGAAGAGAAGCAATAGTATGCTCCGATTTGTACAGCAAAGTGAAGAAAAGGCGCGTCTCCTTGATTAACAAGAAATTTTGCCAATCAACAGTGAAGATCGGGGTAATAGTCCAGTTCATTTAGGcggggtcatttggtgaatggtaAGGCTGTTGACAAATGGAGTGTGAGGGCGCGAAGTCACGATCGGCAGCTACAGAAGGCAAAGGTAACTTGCGTAGCTGGGGATGAGAATTCGATATCTTTACCTGCGTTATTGActgcttttaaatgttgttttgtttgctgAACGCTTCGATTTCATCTCAGTGTTTTAGCTGAACATTGATTCGGAGATTTGTAGACGGCTAATAACAGCTGTTGTAATCTCGGTGGTGTCTCAAAGTAAATGTGTTtcaaaagtacatatatgccaccctgagattcgttttcttgcagccATACTTAGTATTTAATTAGTCATGGCGGAAATGTTGGCCAACAGACGTTGTTTTGGCTGTTGAGTTATTTTTTTACAGATTATTTTCccatgtttattttatttttcgaATATTAAGGGCTAATTACGAAGTGGAGTAAactgacacgaggaaatctgcagatgctggaaattcaagcaacacacacaaaatgctagtggaacacagcaggccagaaacactgtcgacgttttgggccaagacccttcgtcaggattaactgaaaggaaagatagtaagagatttgaaagtagtggggggaggggaaatgcaaaatgataagagaagaccggagggggtggggtgaagctgagagccagaaagatgattggcaaaagggatacagagctggagaagggaaaggatcatgggacgggaggcctagggcgaaagaaagggaggggagcaccaaagggagatggagaatagacagagtgatgggcagaaagagaggggggaaaaatctaaatatatcagggatggggtaagaaggggaggaggggcattaacggaagttagagaagtcaatgttcatgccatcaggttggaggctacccagccagtgttgttcctccaacctgagtggcttcatcttgacagtagaggaggccatggatagacatatcggaatgggatgtggaattaaaatgtgtggccactgggagattctgttttctgtggtggacagagcgtaggtgttcagcgaaacagtctcccagtctgcgtcggttctcaccaatatataaaaggccactctGGAGCATcgaacgcagtataccacaccagccaactcacaggtgaagtgttgcctcacctggaaggactgaatggcagtgagggaggaagAATAAACTAACGTCGTCTTCGCTGTGTGTGTTGGTATCAGGGTGTAATCTGCTGCTAACATTGTATAGTCTAATGATGTACATTGTGGCCTACTGGAATACTCTCTGTAACCCAGATTATGCACAAAAAATGGCCAATTCTCATACAAAAAAGGTTATCTAAAGCTGGAGAATTTAGTACTGAGTCCTGCATAGTTCCCGGATAGAAGATGAGATTTTTTTGAGTGTGACTTGTATTTACTGCTATCTtgcgtgccttgtgctgtgtatgacttgctgtgttttgcaccttggctctggAGTAACGCTGTTTCTTTTgattgtattcatgtatggttgaatgacaattaaacttgaacttgaaaagctCCTGATATATTAACTTTTTTTCATGGGATtgttctcgtgaaccttctctggccTCTTTCCAATGCCAGCGCAGCCTTTCTTAGGTGGCGGCGggtggggtccaaaactgctcacaataaaaGGGTTCCTTGGGGCCTATTTCATGTAGAATGGAGGTACAGAGACTTTGTATATGCATGGTGCAGAATTACCAGTTAGGACCAGAAAATTGAAATATTCAAATTACAGAAGGCCCCAAGTGTCATGGATGTACAACTGGCCCTTAACAGCCACATCAGTTTAAGTTATTATAAAAACTTTATTTCATCCATTACTGTCTGCTGGCTTCATTAATTAACTTATTTATAAATCAGTTCTGATAAAGGATCTTGGACTTGGAacaaaataaaaaacacaaaatgctggcagaactcagtaggccagacagcatctatgggaggaggtagtgatgacattttgggccgaaacccttcatcagtagTGAAGTAATATGgaatggtcaaggggggataagaagtggggggagggatgaagtagagagctgggaagtgataggttggagggaaatgggctagggggaaggtggagaatatgggaaataaaagagaaagaaaggtagggctggggggagattatagtaaggggggaaagagaaagagaaccagactaaaattatagatagggatggggtaaggttagtctggttctctttctctttttttcgccctcactataatctccccccagccctacctttctttcttttatttcccatattctccaccttccccctagcccatttccctccagcctatcacttcccagctctctacttcatccctcccccctcgaccatcccatgttacttcactcctgatgaagggtttcggcccgaaacgtcatcactacctcctcccagagatgctgtctggcctgctgagttctgccagcattttgtgttttttatttatttccagcatctgcagattcactcgtgttgcctttggacTTAGAacaactgtttctctctccacagaggcccccaatctgattttttttctcattaATATTTGTTTTAGAATTCAATGAGAAAAAGGATAGGCTATTGAAAGGAAATTGTGTCTTAAATTTTATTAGAGTATTTTATAATGATCTATGGGTTGGAAATAATGACAAAGAGGGACAAGGAAAgggacatttttttaaaaaaaagaatgaagAGGCAGTATGGGCAAGAATGTGTGTGCTTGTGTACATTTGTCTTGCTGTCTGCATGTGGTTAGAGTGTGAGTAGGCATTGCCTTTGTATTTgcaatggcatgcaaaagttcaggcacccctggtcaaaatttctgttactgtgaaaagCTAAATGAGTAAAAGATAACCTGTTtttcaaaaggcataaagttaaagatgacacatttctttaatgttttaagcaagattacttttttatttccatcttttatggtttcaaaataacaaaaaaggaaaagggcccaaaacaaaagtttgggcaccctgcatggtcagtacttagtaacaccccccttggcaagtatcacagcttgtaaatgctttctgtagccagctaagagtcttccaattcttgtttgggggattttcacccattcttccttgaaaaaggcttctagttctgtgagattcttgggccatcttgcatgtactgctcttttgaggtctatccacccacagattttcgatgatgtttaggtcaggggattgtgagggccatggcataAAATTCAGCTTGCGTCTCCTGAGGTATTAAtattccattgtggattttgaggtgtgtttaggatcattatcctgttgtagaagccatcctcttttcaccttcagcttttttttttacagatggtgtgatgtttgcttccaaaaATTgcaggtatttaattgaattcattcttccctctacctgtgaaatgttccccatgccactggctgcaaaacaagcccaagtgcttaacagttggagaggtgttcttttcatgaaaccCTGCAcccttttttttctccaaacatacctttgttcattgcggccaaaaagatctattttaacttcatcagtccacaggagttgtttccaaaatgcatcaggcttgtttagatgtttctttgcaaacttctggcactgaattttgtggtgaggactcGGGAAggattttcttctgatgactcttctgtgaaggtcatatttgtgcaggtgttgctgcacagtagaacagtacaccaccactccagggtctgctaaatcttcctgaaggtcttgcAGCCAAACGGgaattttgatttgcctttctagcaatcctacgagcagttctcttggaaagttttcttggtcttccagacctcaacttgacctccaccgttcctgttaactgccatttcttaattacattacgaactgaggaaacggctacctgaaaacgctttacTATCTTCTTATAGCGTTCTCCTGCTTTATGggcataatttattttaattttcagagtgctaagtAGCTCCTTAGAGGAGCCCACGGCTGCTGATTTTTGGGACAAGATttgagtcagggtatttataaagctttgaaatttgcatcacttggcctttcctaatgatgactgtgaacaagccatagccctaacaagctaattaaggtctgagatcttggtaaaagttaactgagagctcaaatctcttggggtgcccaaacttttgcatggtgctcttttccttttttcactctaaaattgtacaaaacaaaaataatacactaaccttgcttaaaatgttgaaaacaatGTTTCACCTTtagctttatgacttttggagatcagttaatcttctactcactgaactattcacagtaacagaaattttgaccaggggtgcccaaacttttgcatgccactgtatgcctGTATACAAGTGTACAGTGGTCCTTGTTACTAATGCAAGAACTCATTATGTCCAGACTAAGTGAAAGCTGAAATGTGACAGTTAATCCATGTTACAAGGAATCATGTACTGTCATCTTGTACTCTTCAAGTTAATTCCATTAATCTGGCTCCTAAACAGCAGCAGAAATCATGCTGAAGGAAAATCAATATTGAAAGAGTCAAACAATGCAAAGAAAGCTGATTTAATAGATGAAAAACAGGCTTTAACCTGATTGATTTACGTTCCAGTTGGCAATGCCTAAAAATGTGGAGATCAAGGCTGCAGTGCATGACTGGAATCGGCTTGTAGAAAATGCTAAAAGACTAAGCAAATCAGAAGGCATTTTAATAATGCAGGAAGACACGTTTTTCAACGTTTCTAAAGGACGCCTTAAATTGCGAAATCTGAAGGTGAGGGAATTGCCTTCATATTATGATTGATAGAAAGTGCTAATCTTGTGTACATGTGTGAGCTGTGTATTGGCTCAGTCAAGAATTAGGAAATCCAATGGGAAATGCTTTTCTCCTGTTGGGTGATGATGTGGAATCACAATCTTGAGAGGTCTGCCAACTTTTCATGCTCTATTTTTATATCTCATTATCTTTTGCTTTTTATAACTTGCAACTTTCCAATCTACTAGATTTCTATTTTTTTTGGAAGCTTGTTAATGTATTTCAAGTCTTTGGGACTGTTTAGCCAAACATACAATGTAAGTGGAGTGCACCAATTTTACTGTATATAGTCCAAACAATTCTAAAGATATTCTAGTGTCCTCTTTACCTTTAACCATTCAATATGGTTTATCCTAATCaattctcattcttttaaatttgcCTTCTAAATTTAAACCCTTGATTTATGACTCCACCCAGGCAAATGGTCAATATTTACAAGCATCGGAATGTCTACTGATCCTGGTTTGTTGCTTATCAACATTTCCTTTGCCTTAACAATTCTTCAATATTCTGATCATTGAAAATACTGCTCTAGGAGCCTTTCGGATCCATGTTGTTGTAGCTCAGAATGAAAATTAAAAGCTATTATTGTATTTGCACTTTTATTCTATATATTTTGTGATCTCACAATTTACAGGAGTGTCATTAAGTTCATTCTCTGAATTTGGGTCTGTAACAGCCTCTAATTGTCTTGGAAAAAGTAATGATGAGCAACCCTTTTGAACACCTGGTTTATAAATTCCTACTCAACCATATAAGGTTGGCATTGCATATCCCAGTCCTGCTAGCATGTGACCTGGACTTAGAGCTGTGTCTTAGTTGTATGAGAAATTTTAAGTGGCAGATAAACTCCCTTGATGTGAAGGACAGTCATTCAAATCATTATATATAATTGGATCCATTTTTAACCAACATAATAGCAGTATATGCATTTTAAAATCTATCATGTTAATCTTCAACTGTGAGAAGTAGTTACAGTTTATCTCTTGTTTCTATTCCTTTATGATTTCTGCTTTGCTTACCatttgttgttgtttttgtttcagaatgAAGATGGAGGCCAGCTCATATTCTATAACCGAGCTGATATGGATGGACCCAAGCTCTCAGACTATTCTATATACCCCACTGGGAATCCTGATGCACTTACGGTGGGTACTGGAATCTTCCAATCACCTTGAGATCTATTTTTGTCATGAATTCTATTTGATGTGAGTTGTGCAAACCAATATAAAATTCTCTATAGGGGCTCTGATTTGTTTAGGAAATTgtgatttttgaaagaaaaatgcTCTATATGTTGTTTGTGTACCTGACCTTTcaacttgaatcagaatcaggtttattatcactggcatgtgatgtgaaatttgttaacttagcagcagttcaatgtaattcataatctagcagaaaaaataataaatcaaataaaaataataaatcaacaagtaaataaatatattgaatattttttttttaaatgtacaaaaacacaaatactatatatttttttaatgtgaggtagtgtccaaagattcaatttaggaatcggatggcagaggggaagaagctgctcctgaatcgctgtgtgccttcaggcttctgtacctcctacctgatggtaacagtgaaaaaagggcataccatgggtgctagaggtccttgataatggacgctgccattctgagacactgttccctaaagatgtcctgggtaatttgtaggctagtgcccaagatggagctgactagatttacaaccttctgcagcttctttcggtcctgtgctgtagccccttcttaccagacagtgatgcagcctgtcagaatgctctccacggtacaactatagaagtttttgagtatttattcacctgccaaatctcttcaaactcctaatgaagtatagccgcttaGCACATGCTTTCTTTATAAGTGCATccacatgttgggaccaggttaggtaatcagagatcttgacaccaaggaacttgaagctgctcgctcactccacttctgatccctctgaggattagtATATGTTCTTTCGTCTTACAtttccttaagtccacaatcagctcttttgtcttactgatgttgagtgccagactGTTGCTGTGCCACCACTCCACTAgtgctgtatgccctctcgtcaccacctgagattctaccaacaatggttgtatcatcagcaaatttatagatggtatttgagtaatgcctagccacacagtcgtgtatatagagagtagaacagtaggctaagcacacaccccaagGCTGCATCAGTGTCAATCGTCaggaggaggatatgttatcatcaatccacacagactggtcttccggttaggaggttgaggatccaattgcagagggaagtacagaggcccaggttctgcaacttctcagtcaggattgtggcaatgatggtattaaatgctgaggaattgaactccaaactccgacccGAACTGTTGTGCTAACAGCTATGAGCTCCGCTACTGCTATTCGCTAAAGTCGAATTCAATtccattttcagcattttcttttgTTCATATTTATTCTGTGCTATTTGCCCTGTTTTATAGATGTCTTTACAGCCTTTCTCACTAAAGGAAACACTTCTAATTTACTCAATCTTTTTGTATTAGATTTATGAAGCTTTGATAACATGCTTACTTGGTACACAGAATTGAGTGCAGTATGCTGAATTGGAAGTGGCTGCCTCACCTTGAAAGAGTATTTGTGTCCCTGGATGTCAGATTAAAGGCTAGGTTTTGCACTCCTTTGgatgaatagcaaaaaaatttgCTATAAGAACATCACTGGCTTTCTGTGTAACTTAatgttgtagtggtgtgctacatgcagcgctgcaataacgacacggagtcagtgagctgcagtcacaga
The genomic region above belongs to Hypanus sabinus isolate sHypSab1 chromosome 13, sHypSab1.hap1, whole genome shotgun sequence and contains:
- the LOC132403565 gene encoding uncharacterized protein LOC132403565 isoform X2, with translation MPKNVEIKAAVHDWNRLVENAKRLSKSEGILIMQEDTFFNVSKGRLKLRNLKNEDGGQLIFYNRADMDGPKLSDYSIYPTGNPDALTKLLSDALGIKGFVKKERWLYMVGQTRVHADLVEGLGRFVELEVVLREDQSLEEGEAIAQKLMGELGIKKEDLVTGAYMDLLLADQ